From Nicotiana tabacum cultivar K326 chromosome 20, ASM71507v2, whole genome shotgun sequence, one genomic window encodes:
- the LOC142174597 gene encoding uncharacterized protein LOC142174597 — translation MCRMSTTENKPFTALKEIPLQLHMWWNDLEADSRKAVIKNLGGLVGLLDVEPKVDVIKALVPFWDPAHNIFRFSDFELTPTLEEMAGYAGLSPNFRTLYPLAPRPVTSHKFLDLLSISRNAQEEKLVAGYCAFQFLYRRYGNPRGFEEPKLGLTHAGNKDKWEARRVLAFMVAFMGVVVCPREDGHIEIGLAGMLDVATKRVNDTMHEHLCHRVGYMNYGLMGLSCIEEFGTQITGIEFPEGTEAWLSLLRSLTADKIEWTLGWLPDTEAIYTSAEVPYILLMGVRSIQPYAPYRVLRQLGRF, via the exons atgtgcaggatgagcacgaccGAAAATAAACCCTTTACGGCCCTTAAAGAGATCCCTTtgcagctccacatgtggtggaatgatttagaaGCCGATAGCAGAAAGGCTGTGATAAAAAATTTGGGTGGCCTCGTCGGTTTATTGGATGTTGAGCCGAAGGTGGATGTTATTAAGGCACTGGTACCTTTTTGGGATCCTGCACACAACATATTCCGGTTTTCTGATTTTGAACTTACACCCACCTTGGAGGAAATGGCGGGTTATGCGGGTCTCAGCCCAAATTTCAGAACTCTTTATCCTTTGGCACCAAGGCCGGTAACGTCACACAAATTCTTGGACTTGTTAAGTATCAGCAGGAATGCCCAGGAAGAGAAGTTAGTAGCCGGGTATTGCGCATTTCAGTTTTTGTATCGGCGTTATGGTAACCCTCGAGGCTTTGAAGAGCCCAAACTTGGTTTGACTCACGCTGGAAACAAAGACAAATGGGAGGCCAGGCGGGTTCTAGCTTTTATGGTAGCTTTCATGGGAGTTGTGGTTTGCCCTCGGGAAGACGGTCACATAGAGATCGGCCTTGCTGGGATGTTGGATGTTGCGACCAAACGAGTCAACGACACA ATGCATGAACACCTTTGCCATCGAGTTGGGTACATGAATTACGGACTGATGGGATTGAGCTGTATTGAAGAATTTGGGACTCAGATAACAGGCATTGAGTTCCCCGAAGGAACAGAGGCTTGGCTATCACTTTTGAGATCATTAACTGCTGACAAAATCGAGTGGACCCTAGGGTGGCTTCCTGATACAGAAGCTATATATACTTCAGCTGAAGTTCCCTACATCCTCTTAATGGGAGTTCGAAGCAtccaaccttatgccccttacagggtcTTGCGTCAACTGGGAAGGTTTTAA